A stretch of DNA from Arachis hypogaea cultivar Tifrunner chromosome 19, arahy.Tifrunner.gnm2.J5K5, whole genome shotgun sequence:
ttgtcaaatgggTAAACAAATTAAAACCTCTTTCAAACCCAAGGAAGATGTCTCTACTAAGAAACCATTGGAGTTGTTACATCTTGATCTGTTTGGACCAACTAGGACTCAAAGTCTTGGAGGAAAGAGTTATGGCatggtaattgtggatgactatactagattTGGCTGGGTGTTCTTTCTTGCTAATAAACATGAGGCTTTTTCAGTTTTTGAGAAATTCAGTAAAAAGgttcaaaatgaaaaaggtttaaaaattgtttcaattagaagtgatcatggtaaagaatttgaaaatcaattttttgaatctttttgtgatgAACAAGGCATATCAcataacttctcttgtccaagaacacctcaacaaaatggtgttgtggaaagaagaaatagaagtttacAAGAAATGGCTAGAGCTATGTTATGTGAATATGAAATCCCCAAGTTCTTATGGGCTGAGGCTGTGAACACAGCCTGCTATGTTTTAAATAGAACCATCATTAGGAAGTTTTTGAAGAGAACCccatatgaactttggaaagggcaTCCTCCTAATCTTAGTTATTTTCATGTGTTTGGCTGCAAGTGTTTCATTTTGAACATCAAAGAAAATTTAGGAAAACTTGATCCCAAAACACATGAAGGAATTTTTCTTGGTTATTCCACTaatagcaaggcctatagagtttataacAAGAACTCCAAAACTGTTGAGGAAACCATGCATGTCACATTCTGTGAATCTAACTCTGTTCCTAGTGTTTTCATTGATGATAGTCCAGGTTTTGAAGTTGAAGTACCTAAGAATAGTGAACCTGTTCCACAAAATCCAAGTTCTCATGAAGTTGTACCTGCTAGCAACGAAAATCCCAATTCTGCAGGAGACAATTTGGAATTATCTCCTGTTTCTGCAGAAAATATTGATGCAGAGGCCATTGTTGACCAAGAGGAATCTGAATCCTCAAACCAGTCAAGAAGACCAAGAGAATGGAGGTTTCTGAAAAACTATCCTGAGGAGTTCATAATAGGAAATCCATCCACTGGTAGGACTACTCGTTCATCTTTTAAAAGAGCCGAATCCAACAACATTGCTCTTTTATCAAAGATTGAACCTCAGAACATTCAAGAAGCTCTTGCTGATCCTTCATGGGTGTTAGCTATGAAGGAAGAATTACAGCAATTTGAGAAGAATCAGGTTTGGTCATTAGTGCCTTATCCAAATGGAAAGAAAGTCACTGGCACTAAATGGATTTTCAGAAACAAACTGGGTGAAGATGGATCCATAGTctgaaacaaagctagattggtgGCTCAAGGATATGATCAAGAGGAAGGGATCGACTTCGATGAGTCCTTTGCGCctgtagctagaatggaagccatCAGATTGCTACTTGCTTATGCAGCTCATTGTGGTTTCAAGCTATTCCAAATGGACGTAAAGTGTGCTTTTCTCAATGGCATAATAGATAGAGAGGTTTATGTGGCTCAACCACCTGGGTTTGAAAACAAATCTTTtcctaaccatgttttcaaactagcTAAGGCCTTAtatggtttgagacaagctcctagagcttggtatgagaggcttagctcatttttgttgaaaaataattttcaaagaggAGCCACTGACACCACTTTATTTATTAGGAACTATCAtgatcattttattcttgtgcaagtttatgttgatgatattatatTTGGTTCAGCTAATGAGGATTTGTGTGCAGATTTTGCTAAGCTTATGACCAATGAATTTTATATGAGCATGATGGGAGAACTCAATTTCTTCCTAGGCTTGCAAATCAAGCAAACTGCTGAAGGCATATTCAtccatcaagaaaaatatgcaaaggaacttgtcAAGAAGTTTGGGCTGGACTGTGCTAAGCCTATGAGAACCCCCATGCATCCTAACATCAAGCTTGATAAGGATGAACATGGTAGAGATGTTGATGAGACACGTTACAGAGGGATGATTGGATCCCTAATGTATCTAACCTCCTCAAGGCCTGATATCATCCAAAGTGTTGGAGTTtgctcaaggtttcaatcaaAGCCTAAGGAGTCACATTTCTCTGCTGTCAAGAGGATCATCCGATATGTACTTGGTACCACTAATTATGGGTTATGGTTTCCTAAGACTGATTCTTTTCAATTAGTGGATttctgtgatgcagattttgctggggaTAGGATTGATAGAAGAAGCACAAGTGGCATGTGCTGCTTTCTTGGGAAATCTCTCATTGTTTGGTCTAGCAAAAAGCAAGCTACAGTAGCACTTTCAACTGCCGAAGCTGAGTATATTGCATCCTCCTCTTGTTGTTCTCAATTATTATGGCTGAAAACTCAACTAGCTGACTATAAATTGAATGTCTCAAATATTCCATTGTTTTGTGACAACATGAGTGCTATTAATATTTCCAAAATCCTGtcttgcactcaagaacaaaacacattgaaGTTCGTTTTCATTCtataagagaacatgtgcaaaatggAAATTTAGATATTCAGTTTGTTAATTCTGAGGGTCAGCTAGCTGATATTTTCACAAAACCATTGATAGAGGAGCGGTTCTGCAAGTTACGAACTGAACTGGGCATTATAACTTCATCTCTGTTTCCTTAATGTTTCTAATAATGAGATCTTTTgtgttttgtctcataaatcgcGGTGAGATTTTTTGGCAGATGATGAGTTAACTTCATTAAGTCACTATGAAGCTACTGGATTCACACCTGACCATAATAAATGATGGACCTCAAGTGCTGGAGCAGTTCACGACATCTGGGCTTTCTTTATTGAAACCATTTGGCCCATTTCAGCCTTGCTCTCTTAATGTTTTACCAACtgcatttcattttttaaattgggCCCCTTCAATTTTTTCACATCATTTCTTCAAATGGGTTTTCAATTTTTGTCTGTTCTACTTTCTTTAGgcatcttttgattttttttctctctcctggTATCAACGTACAAAGGTTACAGCTGTAACTTTCAATGATTTACAAAACATTTTAAAGTTTTCATTTTTACCTACTTCCAAGATGCAGCCTTTACTCTTCTCTTTAAAACTCCTATTTCTTTTGCTTACTTGCTTGTGAGACATATGCATGCTTGTGTTAGTACCAAAAATGCTTTACCTTATGCCATGCttcttacaaaaatttttcaTTATTACAATGTTGATTTTGGGGCTGAAATTGCAAAAGATTGTAACTCATATATCAAAGGGGGTGGTGCAGTCAAGAAAACAGCTCCCAAGCGTCGCCAAACTGATGACAGCACTAATGTTCCCTCTGTTGATGAGGATCCTCTGATTTCCCCTTCCACATCCACTACAATCAAGGTCATGACCCGCATTCTGAAGAatgtgcttgaagaatttatcaATCTGACTGACCTTCTTCTCCATCATGGTGCTGAACGCAAAAGGAATCAAGTCTTGGAGGAGAATGATCTCAAGAAGACCAAAGGAAGGATTCGCATTCTGAGGGACTTTGTGGAGGATGTTGAGGTTAGCCTCACCATATATGACAATGAGGGGGAGGACGATGGAACCTCTGATGAATCCAACTCTGATGCCTAGCTCTTGTTATCTCATATGCGAATATGACTTGTCTTCCTTTTGAACttgtttattttactttctttagGATGACTGTAACTAAATCACTCTGCTACTTGGACTATATGCACCAGCCACTAACAAATTTTGTGCAGGTTTTTCCTttcctcccttgatgacaaaagggggagaaaagaaaaggaatgttAGTTTTGGCTTAGGGATTAATAGTAATAGTTAAGAACAATATTTTGATTTATCATGTTTTGTGCTGCTATGATTCATCCTTTGCTGTGCTTAGTGTTAATTGCTCTGTGCTTTCATTACTGTGATATATTATTTGGAAATATTGGTCTTGGCTGTTTTTAAGTTTTGTTCAGGAAAAGATGTAAGCCATGATTAAGGGGGAGTAATGCTAGCATTCAGGGGGAGCAACTCACAATCCGAATGTAATCAAAGGGAAGTGTTCTTAACtcatttaaatttgttattaatttccctattttatcatgtttgtcatcaagggggagattgttgagcctAGT
This window harbors:
- the LOC140182427 gene encoding uncharacterized mitochondrial protein AtMg00810-like encodes the protein MEAIRLLLAYAAHCGFKLFQMDVKCAFLNGIIDREVYVAQPPGFENKSFPNHVFKLAKALYVYVDDIIFGSANEDLCADFAKLMTNEFYMSMMGELNFFLGLQIKQTAEGIFIHQEKYAKELVKKFGLDCAKPMRTPMHPNIKLDKDEHGRDVDETRYRGMIGSLMYLTSSRPDIIQSVGVCSRFQSKPKESHFSAVKRIIRYVLGTTNYGLWFPKTDSFQLVDFCDADFAGDRIDRRSTSGMCCFLGKSLIVWSSKKQATVALSTAEAETKHIEVRFHSIREHVQNGNLDIQFVNSEGQLADIFTKPLIEERFCKLRTELGIITSSLFP